A genomic window from Arthrobacter globiformis includes:
- the rpmG gene encoding 50S ribosomal protein L33 has translation MAKDKDVRPIIKLKSTAGTGYTYVTRKNRRNDPDRLVLKKYDPKIRQHVEFREER, from the coding sequence ACGTACGTCCGATCATCAAGCTCAAGTCGACCGCGGGCACGGGTTACACCTACGTAACCCGTAAGAACCGTCGTAACGACCCGGACCGCCTGGTCCTGAAGAAGTACGACCCCAAGATCCGCCAGCACGTCGAATTCCGAGAGGAGCGCTAA